A window of Planifilum fulgidum genomic DNA:
GATCGCTTTCCAACACCTGCAGGATTTCTTCCATGTCATGCACCAAATAGATCCTCGATTCTTCCGCGGAAAAATACCATTCCCGATCCCAATGCACGTGGGGAATCACATGGACAAACCGTTTCATATGCGCTCCTCCGATAAGGACATCTTGTTCCGCCGCAGTTTCTGGACCCTCGTCACAACAAGAAGGGCGGTGGAAATGCACGTTCCGACGAGGGCGGCTCCCAACCAGATCGCTCCTGCCTTCCACAGGGGCGCTCCCTGAAGGACCAGGAGCGAAAAAATCCCCGCTCCCGGAACGCTCAAGCCGATGTTCGACAGGGTGACCAACGCCCCGGTGACCGCCGAACCGATGCAAAGGGAAGGAATCACCCGCAGGGGGTCGTTGATCATGAAGGGGATCGCCCCCTCGGTGATGCCCGCCAGTCCGAGAATCCACGTCGACTTGCCCACTTCCCGCTCGTATTCCTCGAAATAGCGCCTAAACAACAGGGTGGCCGCCGTCACGGAGAAAGCCGACACCATCTTGACGGAGGCAAAGGCCGCGTAGGGGATGAAGTTGCCGCTGGCCATCGCCCCGATGCAGAAGGTGTAGGCGGTTTTGTTGACCGGCCCGCCCAGATCAAAGGACACCATGATCCCCAGGATGGCTCCGAGCAAAATGGCGTTGCCTCCGGACAATCCCTCCAGCCATTGCAGGAGCAGCCGGTTCAATTCCGCCACCGGCTTGCCGACCACAAACAGCATCAGCGAACCCGTGATGAGGGAACCGATCACCGGATACAGCCAGAAGCTGATGAATCCCGAGAAAACCCCCTTCGGCGGGAGCCGTTTTTTGAGCCATTTCATGAAATAACCGGCCATGAAACCTCCGAGCATCCCGCCCAAAAAGCCGCCTTCGATCATCGTCGCCGCAATTCCCGCGGCAAATCCCGGTCCCAGGGCGGGCTTGTCGGCCAAGGCATACGCCATGTAGGCGGACAAGACCGGGATCATGAGCATTCCGAGCAGGTTGCCGCCCAGTTTTCGGAGCAACCACAGCCAGGAATTTTCCGTCTCATACACCTGTTGCAAGCCGAAGATTTGCGCGATGAGCACCGCGGAGGCCAGGATCATCCCTCCGGCGATGATGATCGGGATGATATGGGAAATCCCGGTCAGAATCGCGTTTTTCACTTCCCCCTGCCAGGACGCCGGCGGCGAATGGACCAGCGCGTCCGTCGCCTGAGGCTTTTCTTTCCCTTCCTTCTCCGCCTGCTCGAGCGCCCTGCGGATCACTTCCTCGGCGTTCCGCAGCGGTGCGGCCACGCTCGTTCGGTAAACGGGAAGATGGGCGAAGCGCTCCGCACCCTTCACCGACACATCGGCGGCAAAAATGGCCGCATCCGCCGCCTTTAACCGCTCTTCCGTATGGGGATCTTCAATGCCGTTCGCCCCCTGCTTCTCCACGTAGACGGCGACGCCCAGCTTCCGGCCGGCCTGCTCCAGCGACTCGGCGGCCATGTAGGTGTGCGCGATCCCCGCCGGACAGGCCGTCACCGCCACAAGGGTTTTCGTCCCTGCCACGCCGTCCCGCCCTTCTTCAGCCCACTCCCCGTCGTCGTCCAGGGCGCGGTACAGCTCTTCGGCGGTTGTGCAGCTTTGTAACCGCTTACGAAATTCCGCGCGCGCCATCCGCTTCGCCAGCTCGGCCAGCAGGTCCAGATGGGTCAATCCCGCTTCTTCCTCCGGAATGGCCAACAAAAAGACGAGATCCACTTCATTGTCCGGGTCCAGGCTCTCCCAGTCCCGGATCGGCTCGGCCAGCTTGGCCACCGCGAAGGCCGCCGATCGGACCGCCGGGGATTTTCCGTGCGGAATGGCGAATCCGCCTTCCAACCCGGTCGGCGACTGGGACTCCCGCTCCATGACGGCCGAGTAAAACGCCTCGGGGGAGGAGATTTTCCCTTCCCGATGCAACCGGTCAATCAGATGGCGGATCACATCCTCCTTGGTCTTCCACGGCGCCCCCACTTCAATCAACCGCACATGGGTCAACGGTTTCAGCCGCATGTTTCCACCACCTTCTTCGGTCCCTATGGCCAACCCCATTATATAAACAAAAAAGTAAGAAGACGGCGATCTTCTTACTTTTCCACCGGTTTTTCCCTTTGCCCCGAAACCTTTGTGTATATTTACACAACTCCGCACACTTTCCAGAAGACTTCGCTCACCCTTCGGAGCACGATATACATCGACGTGCGGTCGGTGATTTCATAACGGTTCAGCACCTGTTTGGGCGCCCAGCAATACAGGCGGAAATCGGCCATTTCCGCCAGCGGATTGCGGCTCAAATGGGTCAGGCTGATCACGTAGGTTCCCTTCTGTTTGGCCGCCGCCACCGCCTCCAGCACCTGCCGGGTCTCGCCGGATGCGCTGATCACAAAGACCAGGTCCCTTTCGGAGCAGCGGTCGGCCTGATACAACATCTCGTGCCGCTGGGTGAAAAAATCGGCCCGTTTGCCGACACACCGCAAATATTTCGCCATCATCTCGCAAAAAGGGGCGGAATCGCCCACCCCGTAAAAAAACACCCGCCTGGCCCGGCGCATTTTCCGCACCGCCTGGAGAATCCGCTCGGAATCCAGCAGTTCCAAGGTTTTTTGGATGATCCCGGTCACCGGAAGGTGCGGGTCCTCCTCCGCCCGGCGGTTCTCAAGGGCGAGGGCCGCCTTCATCTCGGCAAACCCCCGGTAACCCAGCTTTTTGGCGAAGCGCACGATCGTGTTGGGAACAGTGTAGAGGGCTTTGGCCATCGCCTGGATCGAAA
This region includes:
- the mngA gene encoding PTS 2-O-a-mannosyl-D-glycerate transporter subunit IIABC; this encodes MRLKPLTHVRLIEVGAPWKTKEDVIRHLIDRLHREGKISSPEAFYSAVMERESQSPTGLEGGFAIPHGKSPAVRSAAFAVAKLAEPIRDWESLDPDNEVDLVFLLAIPEEEAGLTHLDLLAELAKRMARAEFRKRLQSCTTAEELYRALDDDGEWAEEGRDGVAGTKTLVAVTACPAGIAHTYMAAESLEQAGRKLGVAVYVEKQGANGIEDPHTEERLKAADAAIFAADVSVKGAERFAHLPVYRTSVAAPLRNAEEVIRRALEQAEKEGKEKPQATDALVHSPPASWQGEVKNAILTGISHIIPIIIAGGMILASAVLIAQIFGLQQVYETENSWLWLLRKLGGNLLGMLMIPVLSAYMAYALADKPALGPGFAAGIAATMIEGGFLGGMLGGFMAGYFMKWLKKRLPPKGVFSGFISFWLYPVIGSLITGSLMLFVVGKPVAELNRLLLQWLEGLSGGNAILLGAILGIMVSFDLGGPVNKTAYTFCIGAMASGNFIPYAAFASVKMVSAFSVTAATLLFRRYFEEYEREVGKSTWILGLAGITEGAIPFMINDPLRVIPSLCIGSAVTGALVTLSNIGLSVPGAGIFSLLVLQGAPLWKAGAIWLGAALVGTCISTALLVVTRVQKLRRNKMSLSEERI
- a CDS encoding MurR/RpiR family transcriptional regulator, coding for MTFEERVQLNEDKLNDTDDQIVEYIRKNREEIGDISIQAMAKALYTVPNTIVRFAKKLGYRGFAEMKAALALENRRAEEDPHLPVTGIIQKTLELLDSERILQAVRKMRRARRVFFYGVGDSAPFCEMMAKYLRCVGKRADFFTQRHEMLYQADRCSERDLVFVISASGETRQVLEAVAAAKQKGTYVISLTHLSRNPLAEMADFRLYCWAPKQVLNRYEITDRTSMYIVLRRVSEVFWKVCGVV